In one Hymenobacter sp. DG25B genomic region, the following are encoded:
- a CDS encoding glycosyltransferase, with product MLFATVFFSVFFGLYVLALLLLVWPRPRLAGCTATPRVSILIAARNEAATIERCLRALARLHYPAEQLEILIGDDASTDDTREIVRRFIADKPWFRLLPIRQRLGTARGKSNVLAHLCRAATTNYFLITDADMALAPNWVQTMLAAAPAGVGVVTGITTAGGNLFGRLQGLDWLFGLNLIRLLTDLGLPVTAVGNNMLVTRAAYESIGGYEALAFSITEDLQLFGLIVGQGWGFRNIIAPGVLGVSVPQPTLRHLLQQRKRWMKGAGRLPWQLVVLFSSYGVFYAVLGWPALLPLGTISVLYAGKVLLQTLFLAITLRQAGHRESMGVLLLYDGYLLLMSLAVLAYTAWPGGIWWKERRYRWAEV from the coding sequence ATGTTATTCGCTACCGTCTTTTTTAGCGTGTTCTTTGGCCTGTATGTGCTGGCGCTTCTGCTGCTTGTATGGCCCCGGCCCCGCTTGGCTGGCTGCACGGCTACTCCCCGCGTAAGCATTCTGATTGCCGCCCGCAACGAAGCCGCCACCATTGAGCGCTGCCTGCGGGCCCTGGCGCGGCTGCACTACCCTGCAGAGCAGCTTGAAATCCTGATTGGGGATGATGCCTCCACCGATGACACCCGGGAAATTGTGCGGCGCTTTATTGCTGATAAGCCTTGGTTCCGGTTGCTGCCTATCCGGCAGCGCCTGGGCACGGCCCGTGGCAAAAGCAACGTACTGGCCCATTTGTGCCGCGCCGCCACCACCAATTATTTCCTGATTACTGATGCCGATATGGCCCTGGCGCCCAACTGGGTGCAGACCATGCTGGCCGCCGCCCCGGCCGGGGTAGGCGTGGTTACAGGCATTACCACGGCCGGCGGCAACCTGTTTGGGCGCCTGCAGGGACTGGACTGGCTGTTTGGCCTCAACCTCATCCGCCTGCTCACCGACCTAGGCCTGCCCGTTACGGCCGTGGGCAACAACATGCTCGTCACGCGCGCCGCCTACGAGTCTATTGGGGGCTACGAAGCGCTGGCGTTCAGCATTACGGAAGACCTGCAGCTTTTCGGGCTGATTGTAGGGCAGGGCTGGGGCTTCCGGAACATTATTGCGCCTGGTGTCCTGGGCGTTTCCGTGCCGCAGCCCACCCTGCGGCACCTGCTGCAGCAGCGCAAGCGCTGGATGAAAGGGGCCGGGCGGCTGCCCTGGCAGCTGGTGGTGTTGTTCAGCTCCTACGGCGTGTTCTATGCTGTACTGGGCTGGCCGGCGCTTTTGCCTCTGGGCACCATAAGCGTGCTATACGCGGGCAAAGTGTTGTTACAAACTCTGTTTCTGGCTATTACCCTGCGCCAGGCCGGGCATCGGGAAAGTATGGGCGTGTTGCTGCTCTATGATGGCTACCTGCTGCTGATGTCCCTGGCCGTGCTGGCGTATACCGCGTGGCCGGGGGGCATTTGGTGGAAAGAGCGCCGGTACCGGTGGGCAGAGGTGTAG
- a CDS encoding M28 family metallopeptidase: MRFSSLFLLAPALTGGLLAGCQSRNSPPELITRSTLPDSTEAAPTDTAVVAAPRDGITGAGIGQYIKVLSADDFQGRKPFTAGETKTTEYLASEFKKLGLKPGPNGTYFQEVPLVEITGRPDSIMRISGGKGKPFNLQYKTDFMAFTEQEKPQVSVSNSPLVFAGYGVVAPEYNWDDYAGLDVKGKTVVVLVNDPGNAGNDTTMFKGKAMTYYGRWMYKYEEAARHGATGLLIIHETRPAAYPWSVVQTSYSGAKLRPQTPDRGASKCKLEGWITLDAARRLFTAAGLRYDDLYAAANLRGFKARPLGLNVSINIHNKIRRTSSKNVLAVLPGATRPQEYIIYTAHWDHLGIGPTVKGDSIYNGALDNASGVAALLTIAKAYTQLPKSPDRSIVFLAVTGEEQGLLGSAYYAEHPVFPLNKTVADLNMDMLRPYGPMRDVTVIGYGQSDLDDYARTAAKEQQRYLQPDKTPEEGHFYRSDHFSFAKVGVPALYASGAFDSRARGKEYIEEQNKTFTAQHYHQPSDEYNPAWDLRGMEQDARLLFTIGRRLAGETTFPQWKAGSEFKAARDKSMGTRK, from the coding sequence ATGCGTTTCTCCTCGTTATTTCTGCTGGCCCCGGCCCTGACCGGCGGGCTGCTGGCGGGCTGCCAAAGCCGCAACTCCCCGCCCGAGCTGATTACCCGCAGCACGCTCCCGGACTCTACCGAGGCCGCCCCCACCGATACGGCCGTGGTGGCCGCGCCCCGGGACGGAATTACCGGCGCGGGCATCGGGCAGTACATTAAAGTGCTTTCCGCCGATGATTTTCAGGGCCGCAAGCCCTTCACCGCCGGCGAAACTAAAACCACGGAGTACCTGGCCAGTGAGTTTAAAAAACTGGGGCTGAAGCCCGGGCCCAACGGCACGTATTTCCAGGAGGTGCCGCTGGTGGAAATTACCGGCCGGCCCGATAGCATCATGCGCATCTCGGGCGGCAAGGGCAAGCCGTTTAACCTCCAGTATAAAACTGATTTTATGGCCTTTACCGAGCAGGAAAAGCCGCAGGTATCGGTCAGCAACTCGCCGCTGGTGTTTGCCGGCTACGGCGTGGTGGCCCCCGAGTATAACTGGGACGACTACGCCGGGCTGGACGTGAAGGGCAAAACCGTGGTGGTGCTGGTAAACGACCCCGGCAATGCCGGCAACGACACCACCATGTTTAAGGGCAAGGCCATGACCTACTATGGACGCTGGATGTACAAGTACGAGGAGGCTGCCCGCCACGGCGCCACCGGCCTGCTCATCATTCACGAAACCCGACCGGCCGCTTACCCATGGTCGGTGGTGCAGACCAGCTACTCCGGCGCCAAGCTGCGCCCGCAAACGCCCGACCGGGGTGCCAGCAAGTGCAAGCTGGAAGGCTGGATAACGCTGGACGCCGCCCGCCGCCTGTTTACGGCCGCCGGCCTGCGCTACGATGACCTGTATGCGGCCGCCAATCTGCGGGGCTTCAAAGCCCGGCCGCTGGGCCTGAATGTGAGCATCAATATCCACAACAAAATCCGGCGCACCTCCTCCAAAAACGTGCTGGCCGTGCTGCCCGGCGCCACGCGGCCGCAGGAGTACATTATTTACACGGCCCACTGGGACCACCTGGGCATTGGGCCCACCGTGAAGGGCGACTCTATTTACAACGGGGCGCTGGACAATGCCAGCGGCGTGGCCGCCCTGCTCACCATTGCCAAAGCCTACACGCAGCTTCCTAAAAGCCCCGACCGCAGCATTGTTTTCCTGGCCGTTACCGGCGAAGAGCAGGGCCTGCTGGGCTCGGCCTACTACGCGGAACACCCCGTATTCCCGCTCAACAAAACCGTGGCCGACCTGAACATGGACATGCTCCGGCCCTACGGCCCCATGCGCGACGTAACGGTTATCGGCTACGGGCAGTCGGATCTGGATGACTATGCCCGCACGGCGGCTAAGGAACAGCAGCGCTACCTGCAGCCGGATAAAACCCCGGAAGAAGGCCATTTCTACCGCTCCGACCACTTCAGCTTTGCCAAAGTGGGTGTGCCGGCCCTGTATGCCAGCGGCGCCTTCGACAGCCGCGCCCGGGGCAAGGAGTATATAGAGGAGCAGAACAAAACTTTCACGGCCCAGCATTACCACCAGCCCAGCGACGAGTACAACCCCGCCTGGGACCTGCGCGGGATGGAGCAGGACGCCCGCCTGCTGTTTACCATTGGCCGCCGGCTGGCCGGCGAAACCACTTTCCCGCAATGGAAAGCCGGTTCTGAGTTTAAGGCTGCCCGGGACAAGAGCATGGGCACCAGAAAATAA